The DNA region TCGATCGGGGCGTGGGCGCCGTGATCCTCGCCGAAGAGGCGATCGGCGACGGGCGCGAGGAGACGCTGCTCGACGCCGTCGAGCGCCAGCCTCCCTGGTCGGATCCGCCCTTCATGCTCCTGACGCTGGCGGGGTCCGAGTCGCCGGTCGGCGAGCTGGCGCTCGCGACGCTCGGGAACGTGACGCTCATGGAGCGGCCGCTCCGGATCGCCTCGCTCGTCAGCACGGTGCGCTCGGCGCTGCGGGCGCGTGACCGCCAGTACCAGATCCGGGAGCACCTTGTCGAGCGCGACCGGGTCGCGGAGACGTTGCGGGAAGCCGACCGGCGCAAGGACGAGTTCCTGGCGCTTCTGGCCCACGAGCTGCGCAATCCGCTGGCCCCGATCCGCAACTCTCTCCACGTCCTGCGGATATCCCCGCCCAGCGAAGGGCTGTTCGAGCGCGTCAGCGAGATGATGGAGCGCCAGGTCAACCACATGGTGCGATTGGTGGACGATTTGCTCGAGGTGTCCCGGATCACGCGCGGGAAGATCGAGCTGCGCCGGGAGAGCATCGACCTGGCCACCTTGATGCGCTATTCCATCGAGACGAGCCGGCCTCTCATCGAAGCCGCCGGTCACGAGCTGATCCTGGACCTCCCACCGGAGCCGATCCTCCTCGAAGGGGACCCGACGCGCCTTTCGCAGATTCTCGCAAATCTGTTGAACAACGCGGCGAAGTACATGGACCGGGGGGGCAGGATTTGGGTGGGGGCGTCCGTCAAGGGGGGGCAGGTCGTCATCTCGGTACGCGACGCGGGAATCGGCATCCCCGCCGAGGCCCTGCCCCGCATCTTCGAGATGTTCATGCAAGGGGAATCGCATCCCGGCCGGACCCGTGGCGGCTTGGGGATCGGGCTGACGCTGGTCAAGAGGCTCGTCGAGATGCACGACGGCAGCGTCGAGGCGCGCAGCGAGGGAGCGGGAAAAGGCAGCGAGTTCCTGGTCCGCCTGCCGCTCGCCGCCAACCAGCAGCCGCGAACCGGCTCCGGCGACCCCGCGGGCGCGGCGAGCCATCTGCCGTCGACCCGAGTCCTGATCGTCGACGACAACCGCGACTCCGCCGACAGTCTCGGCCTGCTCCTCAAGCTGCGCGGCGTCGACGTCCGGGTCGTCCACGGGGGCGCCGAGGCGCTGGAGTCGATCGAGGCCTACCAACCCGCCATCGTGCTCCTGGACATCGGAATGCCCGGGATGGACGGCTATGAAGTCGCCCGGAAGATTCGGCAGCATCCCGCCGGGCGGTCCATGAAGCTCATCGCCCTCACCGGCTGGGGCCAGGAGCAGGACCGCCGGCGCACCCGGGAAGCCGGGTTCGACCACCATCTCGTCAAGCCGGCCGACGCCGCCGTCCTGGAAGCTCTGTTCAATTCTTTCGAAGTCCCCGCCAGAGCCCGCCGCCTCGAACCCTGACCCCAGTTTGACCCGCGTGGCGATTTAGACCGAAAATCCCGCCGCCTTCGACGAGCCGAGGGAAGCGCGGAGGCCTTTCCATCGAAGCGCCCGGAGCCGACCCTCGGAAAGCGCCGGGTCGCGCGCGCGGAGCCGATCATGACGATCGCGGAAGCCCAACAAGAGATTCGCGCCGCCTATCTGGGCGGCTTCGCCGGCCAGCTCGTCTCCGGCCTTCTCTGGCTGGGCTCGGCGGCGCTGGCGAGCTGGGGGCCGGCGCGCTGGGCGATCCTGCTCCTCGTCGCCGGGGGGTTCTTCATCTTCCCCGCCACCCTCCTGACCCTGCGGCTGATCGGTCACCGGGTCCGCGCCTCGCGCGCCAATCCTCTCAACGCCCTGGCGATGCAGGTCGCCTTCGTCCTGCCCCTGTCGCTTCCCCTGGTGTTCGCGGCCGCGCTACACAAGCTCAATTGGTTCTATCCGGCATTCATGATCGTCCTCGGAGCGCATTACCTCCCCTTCACCTTTCTCTATGGCATGCGGATGTTCATCGCCTTGTGCGGGGCGCTCGTGGGCGCAGGAGTGCTCGTCGGTCTCTATGGATCGGACGCTTTCAGCCCGGGCGCCTGGATCACCGGAGGGATCCTGCTCCTGTTCGCGGCGATCGGCAGGATTCAGGTCGGAAAGGAGCTTGCTTCCGGACCGACATCGGGAGAATCGTGAGGGATGTTTCATGCGCGGACCTCAGGAAGCGAAGCGGGCCGGCCGCGCGCGGCGGGCCGCTGACGCGACCGTGATCCTTCGAGCGAGTCGGATCCTGCCTCAACAGTCCGGAGCCCAGGAGGCCGCGCGCGCCGGAGAAGCGGGGCATCGGAGGAAACCGGCGTGACATGGACCTCGTGGATCCTGTTCACCACGACCGAGACCTTTCTCTGCCTGACGCCCGGCCCCGCCGTCCTGTTCGTCATCTCGCACGGGCTGTCGCGCGGCGGACGAAGCTCCCTGTGGGCGAACGCGGGGATCCTTTCCGGCAATGCCTGTTATTTTCTCCTCTCGGCCTTCGGACTCGGCGCCGTGCTGCTGGCCTCGCACGCCGTATTCACCGGAATCAAGTATGCGGGGGCTGCTTACCTGGTCTATCTGGGGATGAGGACGTTCCGCGGCGCCGGACTGGCCGTCGCGCCCGTTACGGTCGAGCGGCCCGCGCAGCCAGGCTGGCGGACCCTGACGCGCGGCTTCGCGATTCAGGCCGCCAACCCCAAGGCGCTGATTTTCTTCGCGGCCCTGCTCCCGCAGTTCATCAACCCGAAGGCGCCGGTGGCGGTCCAGGTGGCCATCCTGGGTATCACCTCGGTGGTCATCGAATTCGCCGTCCTGGCGGGCTACGGCTTCCTCGCCGGCCGCGCCGCCCGAGCCGCGCGGCGATCCCGCTTCATCATCGCGACGAACCGCGCCAGCGGCGCGATGTTAGTCATCGCCGGCGGCAGCCTGGCCCTGACGGCAAACCGCTGACGGCGCTTCCCAGCGTGCGATTCGCGTTCCTCGGTCGAGAGGCGCGGGTCACCACGCGAAGTGCCGCAATCACTCCATCTACATCTCTAAGCGCGTCGCCGGCCGGAACAAAGCTCTTCGCGACCGGCGCCGCGCCGTAACGGGCCGGACCAGGTCCGGCTCCCCGGCGCGCGCCGGAACTTGAGCTACACTAAGCCGCTTTGCCGTCTCCGAATGAACTCAAACACGGAGGTTGGTCATGGAGCGTTGGCTCGGTAGGTACTCGGAAGTGCTCTACGCGGTCACGCGCGCGGTGCTCGGGTTCCTCTTCGCCTGCCACGGGGCCCAGAAGCTGCTGGGGAAGTTCGGCGGGCAGGGCTGGCCTTCCGAGCCGATGATGCTTATCGCCGGGATCATCGAGCTGGGCGGCGGAATCCTCGTCGCCATCGGCCTGTGGGCCGGATTCGCCGCCTTCCTCGCGAGCGGCCTGATGGCGTTCGCCTACTTCATGGCGCACGCCAAGGGCGGATTCTGGCCCATCCTGAACCGCGGCGAGCTGGCGGTCGTCTACTGCTTCATCTTTCTGTATATTGCCTCGAAGGGCTCGGGACGCTACAGCGTCGAGGGCCTGATGCGCGGCCGGCGTCTCTGACGCCGCCCCTTCGGGCTCCGATCTCTTCACTTCAACTTTTCGCCCAAAGGAGCTTCCATGGCCAGTCGAAACCAGCTTTCCCCGGTCCGGAAGAGCGCTCCCTCCAAAGAGCGCGAGGCGCTGATCAACGATCTGAACGAAGATCTGGCGAGAGAGTACCAGGCCATCATCGCCTACGTCGTGTATTCCCAGGTCCTCAAAGGCGCCGCCTACATGTCGATCGCCGAGGAGCTGGAGACTCATGCGAAGGAAGAGCTGGAGCATGCGCTCCGCATCTCGAAGCAGATCGACTATCTGGGCGGCGTGCCCACGGTCGTGCCGAAAGCGGTGAAAGTGTCGGACGACCCGAAGACGCTGCTCCAGTTCGACCTGGAGAACGAGACCGAGACGATTGGGCAGTACCGCCGGCGGGTGCGCCAGTGCGAGGCACTCGGCGAGTTCGCCATGGCGGAGCACATCCGCGAGATCCTGCAGCAGGAGCAGGAGCACCAGATCGATCTGGCGACCGCGCTGGGCGTGAACGTGCCCCACAGCGGGGACTAGGGTCGGGAGGTTCGCAAGCAAAGCGCAACGCGGCCAGCCGGGAGCCGCGACAGGGGGGGCCGGGATGGAGTACACGGAACCGGAGAAGTCCGAGTTCAAGGAGGAATTCAAGAGGCGGCGGAGCCGGCAGATCTTCATCGCCGTGCCGCTGATCGCGATGATTCTCCTGTTCGCCGTTCTCCGCGGGCGGAAGGTGGAAATCCCCGGAGTGCCGATTTCCGTCCTCGGCCCCCTGTTCCTGGCTCTGGTCGTCGCGGCCCTCGTCTATTCCTTGTACAACTGGCGATGTCCCGCCTGCAACCGGTATCTCGGCCGCGACCTCAGCCCGCGCTTCTGCAACAAATGCGGCGTCAACCTGCGGTGACTCGACCGCGTACCCTCATCCCAGCCCCTGGCGCTCCCAGGCCTCCTGGATGGCGCGCTCCCGGCGCCGCTTGGCGATCCGTCCCAGCAAGACCAAGAGAGTGATTCCGGCCCAGAGCACGCCGGTGCTCGTGACTGCCGGGACCCAGCGATAGGCGAAGTTCACCTGGTCGCGCCATCCCGCTTCCATCTCCCCCAGGCTCCTCCCCGCTCCCTTGCGGAAGGCTTCGGCGAATCCCGCCCCGGCCGCCGACTCCGCCAGGATCCGGCGGACCGCGCCGGGACGCTCGCGCTCGACGTAGGCGATGAAGCTGAACGACTGAGCATAGGCGGCCCGGGCCCCCGACTCCCCCGGCGGGAAATCGCCGGAGAGCTCGTCCAGGCGCGGCGACGGCCCGACGAGAAGTGTGGTGCTGAGAGCGAACACGTCGCGCAGGCTCCAGCGCCGCGACTCCATGACCGCCACCCCTTCGTTGAACCAGCGCGGCAAGGGGCCCGACCGAGGCGGAAGCGAGTTCATCAGGACGTGCGTCAGCTCATGGCCGAACAGGGAGAGCAGATCTTCGAACGGATAGGTCGCGACCAGATCGCCGCGCAGGTTGACTTCGGACGAACCTCCCGGAACGAAGCCCACGGCCCATCCCGGCGGCCCCTGATCTTCTCCCCGCGCGGAGCGCGCCGGCGGGAGAATCCGGACGAGGATGCTCTCGGGGGCCCGGAGTCCGAGGTCGCGCTCGAGATCGGATAGGATTTCCGGGGCCTGTTCGGAGAGGATTCGCGCTTCGGTGCCGTTCCCCTTCTGGTAGAGGATCCGGAACGGCGGGCGGCTCATGGCGAGCCACTCGCCGGCCGGAACGGGCGCGCCCGACAGCGCCACCGTCAGGATCATCGCCGAAAGGATCGCGAGAATCTTTCGCTGCCTCCTGGGCATCGCTCTGAGAATCCTCCGCCGCATTCCGGTCACCGCTTCCTCTGGGAGAGACCGACCACGCTAGAATAGCGAAACCTGCTCCGGCAGGCTTGGGGACCTTCCGATGAGAACCGGCTCGCGCCTCCGATCCTTCCTGGGGATCTTTCTGGCCGCGGCGGCGGCGTTCGCCGTCGCGCTGATACCGGCCTGGATCATCCAGCCCTTCGCGCCGCAGACGGCCCGCGGGCTGGAGATCGCCTTCCTGGTGAAGAAGTGGGGCAAGCTCGCCGCGCCGCTTCTGGCGCTGGCGGCTCTGCTCATCGCCATCCGCCTATGGAGAGCCTCTCCCGGATGGTGGCGCAGGCCGATCCTCGTGATCCTGGTGGCGCTCGCGTTCGTCTCGGCCTGGTTCGCGTGGCAGAACCACTTCGAGTGGCTCTTCCACTCCCTTCCCCAAGCCGGCTTCGCCCGCGCCCAGGAGGCCGGTTTCGTGGAGCCGGGCGACATGGTCCTCTCCGTGGCAATCGGCCAGGACGCCGCGGCCTATCCGGTGCGCCAGCTGGCCTACCACCACCTGGTCGCCGACGCCGTCGGCGGCGTCCCTCTCGTCGCCACCTATTGAACGCTCTGCCACACCGGTCTGGTGTGGGAGACGACGGTGGATGGTCGGGCGCTTCATTTCCACCTCTCCGGCATCAACAACCAGAACTTCATCATGCGGGACGAGGAGACCGGCTCCTGGTGGCAGCAGGTCTCGGGAAAGGCGATCGCCGGACCGCTGAGAGGGCGGCGGCTCAAGCCGGTCCCTTTCGACGAGTCGAGCTTCGCGACCTGGAAGCGGGAGCACCCCGGCGGGAGGGTGCTCCGCAAGGAGACGGCCTTCGCCCGGCAGTACGCGCCGGCCGATTGGGAAAAGGAGATCGCGGCGCTTCCCGTGGTGACTCGCGCCAAGCCCGGCGAGCCCCTGCCGCCGCGCGCCTTGATCTTCGGCCTATCCGCCGGCGGCGAATCCCGCGCCTACCCGCGCGAGCGGCTCGCTCCGGAAGGGCCGATCAACGATCGACTCGGAGGGGTCCCGGTGCTGGTCGTGTTGGGCGAGGATGGCAAGACGGTGCGGGCCTTCGAGCGGCGCATCGGCGGCCGGACCCTGGAGCTGTTCCTCAGGCCCGCGCCGGAGCCCTGGGGGTTGGTCGACGCGCAGACCGCCAGCACCTGGGATTTCACCGGCCGCGCGGTCGCGGGCCCGCTGGCGGGCGAACGGCTACCACCCGTTCGGGCCCTGCCCGACTACTGGTTCGACTGGAAGACCTACCACCCGGACACCAGCGTCTACTCCGCCGGACTCCCCGCCGCTCCACGCTAGGCCGTTTCGCCATCGGTCGTGTTTTCTCCGCAGCGGTAGGTGGTTACTCCTCCTGCGACGCGAGTTTTGAAGAGTCGAAATCGTGTCCTTTCTTCCAAACCCCCCAGGCGATACGAGCGAGCTTGTTGGCGAGGGCCACGGCGGCTTTATTGTGGCCTCGCCGGCTTTGGATACCCAGCGCCCAGGCCTGCAGGCGGCCGAAGGCGGCGGCGCATTGGGCATGCCACAGAATGGACCGAGCGCCGTGAATGAGCAGCATGCGGAGATAGGAATCGCCGCGCTTGCTGATGGCGCCAAGGCGACGGTGCAGACCGCTGGAGGATTCCCGGGGAATGAGGCCAAGATAGCTGGCGAAGTGACGACTGGTCGGAAAGCGCTGGACGACGCCGACGAAGGCGACCAGGGCGGTGGCGGTGAGCAGGCCGACCGCGGGAATGGTTCGCAGCCACGCGACCACCGGCGTCTATTCAGCGAGGGCTTCGAGATCGGCTAAAATGGTGCGGATTTTTCGGCCTTTTGACGTGGAAATGTCAGCCGAGCCATGCCCTTGGACCGCGAGCGCATCGTTTTACTCCGGCGCCGGGCAGCTCATCACGATGGAGAAGTGACATGGTCAAGCAAGCAAAGAACACGATTTGTCTTTGGTACGATGGCGACGCCGAGGACGCGGCGCGGTTTTACACCTTTCCCGATTCGTCCGTTGGCGCGGTGCACCGCGCGCCGGGAGACTTTCCGTCCGGGAAGAAGGGGGACGTGTTGACGGTTGAGTTTACCGTGATGGGAATTCCCTGCCTCGGGCTGAACGGCGGACCCGAGTTCACGCACAACGAAGCGTTCTCGTTTCAGGTCGCAACCGCTGACCAGGCCGAAACTGATCGTTACTGGAACGCGATCGTCGGCAATGGGGGCCAAGAGAGTGCATGCGGCTGGTGCAAGGACAAATGGGGATTGTCCTGGCAGATTACGCCGATCGCTCTGACCAAAGCGATAACCGATTCCGATCCCGCTGCCGCCAAGCGCGCGTTCGATGCGATGATGGAGATGAGAAAGATCGACATCGCTGCAATCGAGGCGGCGCGCCGCGGTTGAAGGCGCAATCTTCGAAGTCGCATGCCCTTCGTCCGGCTGGGGAATTCATGATGATGCCTTATCTCGCCCTCGCCGTGCTTTCTTCATTAACCGCGAAGGAACTGTTGGACCGGTCGATCGCCTACCACGATCCCCACGGGAGTTGGGAGCGAGGGGCATTCGAGGTTACTGAGCTTGCAAGCCAACCGGACGGAACGGCCCATCGCAACGTTTTTCGGTTCGACAACGCCCGGAACCGGTTCGAGTTGGAGAGCTCTGTCGACGGCCGCGTTCTCAACCTCGTGGTGGAGAATGACGACGCAGTCGCGCGCGTTGATGGGGAGGCGCATTTGTCCGCCGATGAACTCGAGCGCTATCGATTGAAGCCCGCCCAGGTCTTGTCGAGGCGTAACAGGGATCTGTACCTCTGGGGCCTACCGATGAAGCTCAGAGACCCCGGCACCCGACTGGACCCACGAGTGAAGGAGACGCATTTCGGGGGAAGAGCCGTCTACCAACTTCGCGTCACTTACGACGCAGGCGTCGGCAGCGATACGTGGTATTTCTTCCTGGATCGTGAAACGTACGCGCTTGTCGGCCATCGTTATCATCATGACGAATCAGCAGGGGACGGCGAGTACGCCGTATTGAGCGGGGAGATCGCGGGCCTGGACCTCCGGCTTCCACGAGTGAGACAATGGTATACAAACAAGGACGACAAGGCGGTCATCACACATACGATTCTGTCCATCGTCGCGCCCTGAATGCGGTGCTCCAAGGAGTGGGCCGGATGACAACCGACTGAAGCTGGCGGCGCGCGGGAGGCCCGTGGTGACTTGGACTCCGAATTCGCGCGCCGCAGCTTAACCACGTTGTGGATTCAACCGGAGGCGGCT from Candidatus Polarisedimenticolia bacterium includes:
- a CDS encoding DUF3179 domain-containing (seleno)protein — translated: MRTGSRLRSFLGIFLAAAAAFAVALIPAWIIQPFAPQTARGLEIAFLVKKWGKLAAPLLALAALLIAIRLWRASPGWWRRPILVILVALAFVSAWFAWQNHFEWLFHSLPQAGFARAQEAGFVEPGDMVLSVAIGQDAAAYPVRQLAYHHLVADAVGGVPLVATYUTLCHTGLVWETTVDGRALHFHLSGINNQNFIMRDEETGSWWQQVSGKAIAGPLRGRRLKPVPFDESSFATWKREHPGGRVLRKETAFARQYAPADWEKEIAALPVVTRAKPGEPLPPRALIFGLSAGGESRAYPRERLAPEGPINDRLGGVPVLVVLGEDGKTVRAFERRIGGRTLELFLRPAPEPWGLVDAQTASTWDFTGRAVAGPLAGERLPPVRALPDYWFDWKTYHPDTSVYSAGLPAAPR
- a CDS encoding VOC family protein: MVKQAKNTICLWYDGDAEDAARFYTFPDSSVGAVHRAPGDFPSGKKGDVLTVEFTVMGIPCLGLNGGPEFTHNEAFSFQVATADQAETDRYWNAIVGNGGQESACGWCKDKWGLSWQITPIALTKAITDSDPAAAKRAFDAMMEMRKIDIAAIEAARRG
- a CDS encoding ferritin-like domain-containing protein; translated protein: MASRNQLSPVRKSAPSKEREALINDLNEDLAREYQAIIAYVVYSQVLKGAAYMSIAEELETHAKEELEHALRISKQIDYLGGVPTVVPKAVKVSDDPKTLLQFDLENETETIGQYRRRVRQCEALGEFAMAEHIREILQQEQEHQIDLATALGVNVPHSGD
- a CDS encoding DUF6503 family protein; this translates as MMPYLALAVLSSLTAKELLDRSIAYHDPHGSWERGAFEVTELASQPDGTAHRNVFRFDNARNRFELESSVDGRVLNLVVENDDAVARVDGEAHLSADELERYRLKPAQVLSRRNRDLYLWGLPMKLRDPGTRLDPRVKETHFGGRAVYQLRVTYDAGVGSDTWYFFLDRETYALVGHRYHHDESAGDGEYAVLSGEIAGLDLRLPRVRQWYTNKDDKAVITHTILSIVAP
- a CDS encoding LysE family translocator, whose amino-acid sequence is MTWTSWILFTTTETFLCLTPGPAVLFVISHGLSRGGRSSLWANAGILSGNACYFLLSAFGLGAVLLASHAVFTGIKYAGAAYLVYLGMRTFRGAGLAVAPVTVERPAQPGWRTLTRGFAIQAANPKALIFFAALLPQFINPKAPVAVQVAILGITSVVIEFAVLAGYGFLAGRAARAARRSRFIIATNRASGAMLVIAGGSLALTANR
- a CDS encoding ATP-binding protein, with amino-acid sequence METDRADLERRILILAPTGKDAELCASILAEAGIACVTCNDALDLAFEIDRGVGAVILAEEAIGDGREETLLDAVERQPPWSDPPFMLLTLAGSESPVGELALATLGNVTLMERPLRIASLVSTVRSALRARDRQYQIREHLVERDRVAETLREADRRKDEFLALLAHELRNPLAPIRNSLHVLRISPPSEGLFERVSEMMERQVNHMVRLVDDLLEVSRITRGKIELRRESIDLATLMRYSIETSRPLIEAAGHELILDLPPEPILLEGDPTRLSQILANLLNNAAKYMDRGGRIWVGASVKGGQVVISVRDAGIGIPAEALPRIFEMFMQGESHPGRTRGGLGIGLTLVKRLVEMHDGSVEARSEGAGKGSEFLVRLPLAANQQPRTGSGDPAGAASHLPSTRVLIVDDNRDSADSLGLLLKLRGVDVRVVHGGAEALESIEAYQPAIVLLDIGMPGMDGYEVARKIRQHPAGRSMKLIALTGWGQEQDRRRTREAGFDHHLVKPADAAVLEALFNSFEVPARARRLEP
- a CDS encoding DoxX family protein encodes the protein MERWLGRYSEVLYAVTRAVLGFLFACHGAQKLLGKFGGQGWPSEPMMLIAGIIELGGGILVAIGLWAGFAAFLASGLMAFAYFMAHAKGGFWPILNRGELAVVYCFIFLYIASKGSGRYSVEGLMRGRRL